In Paenibacillus sonchi, a single genomic region encodes these proteins:
- a CDS encoding exonuclease SbcCD subunit D, with protein sequence MRILHTGDWHLGRTLEGRSRQKEQEQFIDELVEIADASQADLILMAGDVYDSVNPPAAAEQLFYDAAARLTADGRPLVVISGNHDQPERVASVSPLVRRQGITLVGMPTSEPVTVHAARTGEVAKIAALPYPSEARLGELLAGDAGEDELRLAYSARVGRLMNLLGREFTPQTVNLAMSHIYVLGGVESDSERPIQVGGAYTVDPSALSCGAQYTALGHLHRAQRVKGDSMIRYSGSPLAYSFSEAGQAKSVALIEVVPGAEPSFEEIYLRCGRPLVNWKSSGGLQEVYGWLDEGRDATAFIDLELRLTEAMSLNDIQRLRKSREGIIHIRPVYPQMEQELEEMARSRMPVQELFRRFYQRQTGGAEPEDSLIELFLELAEEERLESAEGEEN encoded by the coding sequence ATGCGCATTTTGCATACGGGAGACTGGCATCTGGGGCGGACGCTGGAAGGAAGAAGCCGGCAGAAGGAGCAGGAGCAGTTCATCGATGAGCTGGTGGAGATTGCCGATGCATCCCAGGCAGATCTTATCTTGATGGCGGGGGATGTCTATGACTCTGTGAATCCGCCGGCAGCGGCGGAGCAGCTGTTCTACGATGCAGCCGCCCGGCTGACTGCGGATGGCAGGCCGCTTGTGGTCATCTCCGGCAATCACGATCAGCCGGAGCGTGTCGCGTCCGTATCCCCGCTTGTCCGCAGGCAAGGCATTACACTGGTAGGCATGCCTACCTCCGAACCGGTGACGGTTCATGCCGCACGTACAGGCGAGGTTGCCAAAATCGCTGCGCTCCCTTACCCCTCCGAAGCACGGCTTGGCGAGCTCCTTGCCGGGGATGCGGGAGAAGATGAGCTTCGCCTTGCCTATAGTGCCCGGGTCGGCAGGCTGATGAATCTGCTGGGCCGGGAATTCACGCCGCAGACCGTCAATCTGGCGATGAGCCATATCTATGTGCTGGGCGGAGTGGAGAGTGACTCCGAGCGGCCTATTCAGGTCGGCGGAGCGTACACTGTAGATCCTTCAGCGTTGTCATGCGGTGCACAGTATACAGCGTTGGGGCATCTGCACCGCGCCCAGCGCGTAAAAGGCGACAGCATGATCCGTTACAGCGGATCGCCGCTGGCCTACAGCTTCTCCGAAGCCGGCCAGGCGAAGTCCGTGGCATTGATAGAGGTTGTGCCCGGAGCCGAACCCTCTTTCGAGGAAATTTATCTCCGCTGCGGCCGTCCTCTGGTGAACTGGAAGTCCTCCGGAGGCTTGCAGGAGGTCTACGGCTGGCTGGATGAGGGCCGGGACGCCACAGCTTTTATTGACCTGGAGCTCCGCCTCACGGAAGCGATGTCGCTGAATGATATCCAGCGGCTGCGCAAATCCCGCGAGGGGATTATACATATCCGCCCGGTTTATCCGCAGATGGAGCAGGAGCTTGAGGAGATGGCCCGCTCGCGCATGCCGGTGCAGGAGCTGTTCCGCAGATTTTATCAGCGGCAGACCGGCGGGGCAGAGCCTGAGGACAGCCTGATCGAGCTGTTCCTGGAGCTGGCGGAAGAAGAGCGGCTCGAGTCTGCGGAAGGGGAGGAGAACTGA
- a CDS encoding UvrD-helicase domain-containing protein, translating to MIRRAEIEPKPEGSLWSDDQWRAIAESGDDILVAAAAGSGKTAVLVERIIRKISNEENGFSVDRLLVATFTKAAAAEMRQRIREALERKLEEESSGKEEESHGNEHLRRQLALLGRASITTLHSFCLEVIRRYYQLIPIDPGFRILNEHEAEMMRQELLEELLEEKYGEVAGDGEDTVFVRLADWFSGERSDDAVHSLVQRLHDFARSHPWPAQWLRDTAADFSLPDTEALSRTPWVQSILAEAKLTLDGAASQLRQGREIALQPGGPAPYADNLAADLEMVQALQEALEFRPWAELYNIFIEISFGKLKACKKDSTDPGLQERVKELRDNVKKSLLELQKSLFGRPAEAFLAELHEAAPLMRELAETVIEFGERYRIEKAGRGIVDFSDLEHYCLQILRHEDSEPGHSLPSDAAMEYRDQFDEVLLDEYQDTNSVQEEIVRLISRESPGNRFMVGDMKQSIYRFRLAEPGLFLDKYKSFGSAADRGNDALTGSHEAAGAVEALEPSKPGGSVIDLARNFRSRLEVVNAVNMIFRQIMDSTVAEISYDERAELVYGAHFPGAAEKGPDTYFAPELLLIDRGASSSSRTEESAEDGELPAQENEAMESETAQLEARAIVRRISQMTGMSGGEPLMIYDKALKIMRPVVYGDIVILLRSARIWTPLMVEELRLEGIPAYGDQNKGYFQATEVEIALSLLQIVDNPRQDIPLAGVLRSPVVNLREEELAAVRLCSDGSFLDAVLAAAGEQTETGDAPGGHHALKSGASNSDDPAAPNESPAGDGPSADHMAGKAAMPEISGKLRKKLQVFLRQLEGWRTAARQGSLSTLIWRIYTESGYLEWVGGLPGGFQRQNNLTALYDRAVQFENDTNARGLFRFLVFINRLRENGGDLGAAGGTGEEAGGVRIMTIHKSKGLEFPVVFLAGMAKPFNRQDLHSPFLMHEELGFGPRFVEPKTRVTYPTLPYLAISRRSRLELLAEEMRVLYVGLTRPRDKMILVGTVRDLPRTLAGWSSVQGREQMLLEDHMLARGRSYLDWVGPALIRHPRAAILRKLAGADGPVSAVLHGDASNWSISAVNAQELSSGSALAGSGTADQNEERQAALEALRHGRRVPNGSAAREAEVTGRLKWVYPYAAASGIPAKTSVTELKSMLSMQEQPSYDLLEESLYGDAGLSLTRGAAGTDSLHLQRPKFMEKRGLSPSERGTAYHTVMQHMPLEGVVDRSVLEATIARLTRLAILTGEQAEAVEISDIEAFYSGEMGRRLIGASWKRREQPFSYMVPAGEAYHGLEYLNEAAAGLEAPAGNEAFGESVLIQGVIDCLFREEGRLILLDYKTDAVLEHQGGLETLKEKYRFQLELYSKALLAILGEPVSEIWLYFFDGGHAVKL from the coding sequence ATGATACGGAGAGCGGAAATAGAACCCAAGCCGGAAGGCAGCCTATGGAGCGATGACCAGTGGCGCGCCATTGCCGAGAGCGGTGACGATATCCTGGTCGCGGCGGCGGCGGGCTCCGGCAAAACAGCGGTGCTGGTGGAGCGGATTATCCGTAAAATCAGCAATGAGGAGAACGGGTTCAGTGTGGACAGGCTGCTGGTGGCTACCTTTACCAAAGCAGCGGCTGCCGAAATGCGGCAACGCATCCGCGAGGCACTGGAACGGAAGCTGGAGGAAGAAAGCTCCGGGAAAGAGGAAGAAAGCCATGGCAATGAGCATCTGCGCCGTCAGCTTGCCCTGCTTGGCAGAGCTTCGATTACGACGCTGCATTCCTTTTGCCTGGAGGTGATCCGGCGTTATTACCAGCTCATCCCCATTGATCCGGGCTTCCGGATTCTGAATGAGCATGAGGCGGAGATGATGCGCCAGGAGCTGCTTGAAGAGCTGCTGGAAGAGAAATATGGGGAGGTTGCCGGAGACGGGGAGGATACAGTGTTTGTGCGGCTGGCTGACTGGTTCAGCGGCGAGCGCAGCGATGATGCTGTCCATTCCCTGGTGCAGCGGCTGCATGATTTTGCGCGCAGCCATCCCTGGCCGGCACAGTGGCTGCGGGACACCGCAGCGGATTTCTCGCTGCCGGATACGGAGGCCCTGAGCCGCACGCCATGGGTGCAGAGCATCCTGGCGGAAGCGAAGCTCACGCTGGACGGCGCGGCGAGTCAGCTGCGCCAGGGCCGGGAAATTGCCCTGCAGCCCGGCGGCCCCGCTCCTTACGCAGACAATCTGGCTGCGGATCTGGAAATGGTGCAGGCGCTGCAGGAAGCGCTGGAATTCCGTCCGTGGGCCGAGCTGTATAATATTTTTATTGAAATATCGTTTGGGAAGCTGAAGGCCTGCAAGAAGGATTCGACCGACCCGGGGCTGCAGGAGCGGGTTAAGGAACTGCGTGACAATGTGAAGAAAAGCTTGCTGGAGCTGCAAAAATCGCTTTTTGGCCGCCCCGCTGAAGCCTTTTTGGCTGAACTGCATGAGGCCGCTCCGCTGATGCGGGAGCTGGCTGAGACGGTCATCGAATTCGGGGAACGCTACCGGATCGAGAAGGCAGGCCGGGGAATAGTCGATTTCAGCGACCTGGAGCATTATTGCCTGCAAATCCTGCGGCATGAAGATTCAGAACCCGGACATTCGCTGCCTTCGGATGCGGCGATGGAGTACCGGGACCAGTTCGACGAGGTACTGCTGGATGAATATCAGGATACGAACAGCGTGCAGGAGGAAATTGTGCGGCTGATTTCCCGGGAATCGCCGGGGAACCGGTTTATGGTCGGAGATATGAAGCAGAGCATTTACCGGTTCAGGCTGGCGGAGCCGGGATTGTTCCTGGATAAATATAAGAGCTTTGGTTCAGCCGCGGACCGCGGCAATGATGCCTTAACCGGCAGCCATGAGGCTGCCGGGGCTGTTGAAGCCCTTGAACCAAGCAAGCCCGGCGGCTCCGTTATTGATCTGGCCCGCAATTTCCGCAGCCGTCTGGAGGTCGTAAATGCCGTGAATATGATTTTCCGGCAGATTATGGACAGTACGGTTGCTGAAATAAGCTATGATGAGCGGGCGGAGCTGGTTTACGGAGCCCATTTTCCGGGTGCGGCGGAGAAGGGGCCGGACACTTATTTTGCCCCTGAGCTGCTGCTTATTGACCGGGGAGCATCATCGTCTTCACGTACAGAGGAATCTGCTGAGGACGGGGAGCTTCCTGCGCAAGAAAATGAAGCAATGGAGAGTGAAACCGCACAGCTTGAAGCAAGAGCTATCGTCCGGCGCATCTCCCAGATGACCGGCATGAGCGGCGGTGAGCCGCTGATGATCTATGATAAAGCCTTGAAGATCATGCGCCCGGTTGTTTACGGGGACATTGTGATTCTGCTGCGGTCTGCCCGGATCTGGACTCCGCTGATGGTCGAAGAGCTGCGCCTGGAGGGTATTCCGGCATACGGGGATCAGAACAAAGGCTATTTTCAGGCTACCGAGGTGGAAATTGCCCTTTCACTGCTGCAGATTGTGGACAATCCCCGGCAGGACATTCCTCTGGCCGGCGTCCTCCGGTCGCCTGTGGTGAATCTGCGCGAGGAAGAACTGGCAGCGGTGCGTCTCTGCAGCGATGGTTCATTTTTGGATGCAGTGCTGGCGGCTGCCGGAGAGCAGACTGAGACAGGGGATGCGCCTGGCGGCCATCATGCGCTCAAGTCAGGCGCTTCCAACTCTGATGATCCGGCTGCACCTAATGAAAGCCCGGCGGGAGACGGCCCGTCTGCAGACCATATGGCAGGAAAAGCGGCAATGCCGGAGATTTCCGGGAAGCTGCGGAAGAAGCTGCAAGTTTTCCTGAGGCAGCTTGAGGGCTGGAGAACTGCTGCCCGCCAGGGAAGCCTCAGCACATTGATCTGGCGTATCTACACAGAGAGCGGTTATCTGGAATGGGTCGGCGGTCTGCCTGGCGGCTTCCAGCGCCAGAATAATCTTACAGCGCTGTATGACCGGGCTGTTCAGTTTGAGAATGATACCAATGCACGCGGCTTGTTCCGCTTCCTGGTATTCATTAACCGGCTGAGAGAAAACGGCGGCGACCTGGGCGCAGCGGGAGGAACCGGCGAGGAAGCCGGGGGGGTCCGCATTATGACCATCCACAAGTCCAAAGGTCTGGAGTTTCCCGTGGTCTTCCTGGCAGGAATGGCCAAGCCGTTCAACCGCCAGGATTTGCATTCTCCTTTCCTGATGCATGAAGAGCTTGGATTCGGGCCGCGTTTTGTAGAGCCCAAAACCCGGGTCACTTATCCAACACTGCCTTATCTGGCGATTAGCCGCCGCTCCCGTCTGGAACTGCTGGCCGAGGAAATGCGTGTACTCTATGTCGGATTAACCCGGCCGCGCGACAAAATGATCCTGGTCGGCACCGTGCGGGATTTGCCCCGCACCCTTGCGGGCTGGAGCAGTGTGCAGGGCCGGGAGCAAATGCTGCTGGAAGACCATATGCTGGCCCGGGGCCGCAGCTATTTGGATTGGGTGGGGCCGGCGCTGATCCGCCATCCCCGCGCGGCTATCCTGCGCAAGCTGGCAGGTGCCGATGGGCCTGTATCTGCGGTGCTCCATGGCGATGCTTCCAATTGGAGCATCTCTGCGGTGAACGCGCAGGAGCTCAGTTCCGGGTCAGCTCTGGCTGGATCGGGTACTGCGGATCAGAATGAGGAACGGCAGGCTGCGCTTGAAGCCCTCCGGCACGGCCGCCGTGTTCCCAACGGGAGCGCTGCAAGAGAGGCCGAAGTAACCGGGCGCTTGAAATGGGTGTATCCTTATGCAGCCGCATCCGGGATTCCCGCTAAAACCTCAGTCACCGAACTGAAATCGATGCTGTCCATGCAGGAGCAGCCGTCATACGATTTGCTGGAAGAATCCCTGTATGGTGATGCAGGGCTCAGCCTGACGCGCGGGGCGGCAGGGACGGACAGTCTGCATCTGCAGCGTCCGAAGTTTATGGAGAAGCGGGGCTTGTCGCCTTCAGAGCGGGGGACGGCCTATCATACCGTGATGCAGCATATGCCGCTGGAGGGTGTGGTAGACCGGTCTGTTCTGGAAGCCACAATCGCACGCCTTACGCGGCTGGCCATACTTACCGGCGAGCAGGCTGAGGCTGTAGAAATTAGTGATATTGAGGCGTTTTATTCAGGGGAAATGGGCCGCAGACTGATCGGAGCCTCCTGGAAAAGAAGAGAGCAGCCGTTCAGTTATATGGTACCGGCCGGTGAAGCGTATCATGGCCTTGAGTATCTGAATGAAGCGGCAGCGGGGCTTGAAGCTCCTGCAGGAAACGAGGCCTTTGGTGAATCTGTCCTGATTCAAGGTGTTATCGACTGCCTGTTCCGGGAAGAGGGGCGGCTGATTCTGCTGGATTATAAGACCGATGCTGTGCTGGAGCATCAGGGCGGATTGGAAACCCTTAAGGAGAAGTACCGTTTTCAGCTGGAGCTGTACAGCAAGGCGCTGCTGGCCATTCTGGGGGAGCCGGTCTCCGAGATCTGGCTGTACTTTTTTGATGGCGGACATGCAGTGAAGCTATAA